Proteins co-encoded in one Flavobacterium sp. M31R6 genomic window:
- a CDS encoding RsmD family RNA methyltransferase, whose translation MRIISGKYKGRRISPPKGLPVRPTTDMSKEALFNVLNNHFSFDSLKVLDLFAGTGNISYEFASRGSTPITSVDGDFGCVKFIKQVASEYDFNIAATKSDVFSFLEKCKTTYDIIFADPPYGLDQKIFEKIVLLIFEKGLLNEDGMMVIEHSKYTKLDHMINFSFQKSYGGSIFSFFELDSVKEEEIDDESNQKDTEEDEG comes from the coding sequence ATGAGAATCATATCTGGAAAATACAAAGGAAGACGCATTTCTCCACCAAAAGGACTCCCCGTTCGACCTACAACCGATATGTCCAAAGAAGCATTATTCAATGTTTTGAATAATCATTTCAGCTTTGACAGTTTGAAAGTATTGGATTTATTTGCCGGAACAGGCAATATCAGCTATGAGTTTGCTTCACGAGGAAGTACGCCAATTACTTCAGTTGATGGTGATTTTGGGTGTGTGAAATTCATCAAGCAAGTGGCATCTGAATATGATTTTAATATTGCGGCCACCAAAAGTGATGTTTTCTCTTTTTTGGAAAAATGTAAAACAACTTACGATATTATTTTTGCAGATCCTCCTTATGGTTTAGATCAAAAAATATTTGAGAAAATTGTTTTATTGATTTTCGAAAAAGGATTACTCAATGAAGATGGCATGATGGTTATTGAGCATTCGAAGTACACCAAACTGGATCACATGATTAATTTTTCTTTCCAGAAAAGTTATGGTGGCTCTATTTTTAGTTTCTTTGAATTGGATTCAGTTAAAGAGGAAGAAATTGACGATGAGTCCAATCAAAAAGATACAGAAGAAGACGAAGGTTAA
- a CDS encoding DUF3822 family protein, producing MSTNITDKKYKKLSIQVSLTGLSFCCFDTLHNTIVSINEIHFDTFHKSTKIEELFSDAFRNYPELNDSYDEIQVIHNNNLSTFVPTALFDENFLGSYLQYNTKVFETDFFAFDEINNYQMNAVYIPYVNINNFFIDQFGSFDYKHANSILVSKLLDASKNNDNKKMIVHFNPGHFEIIVIQNQKLLLFNSFEYKTPEDFIYYLLFTAEQLNMNPESFQLELLGAISEEDDFYKIAFKYIRNVSFLDVTDLQKSNNFSAGQNLQHFILFNS from the coding sequence ATGAGCACCAATATAACCGATAAAAAATACAAAAAGCTTTCCATTCAGGTTTCACTGACAGGACTCTCTTTTTGTTGTTTTGATACGCTTCATAATACAATTGTATCTATAAATGAAATTCATTTTGACACTTTCCATAAATCGACCAAGATTGAGGAATTGTTTTCGGATGCTTTCCGAAATTATCCGGAACTGAATGACAGTTACGATGAAATTCAAGTGATTCATAATAACAATCTTTCGACATTTGTTCCCACTGCCCTATTTGATGAAAATTTTCTAGGCAGTTATTTGCAATACAACACCAAAGTTTTTGAAACCGACTTTTTTGCATTTGATGAAATCAACAATTATCAGATGAATGCGGTTTACATTCCGTATGTGAATATCAATAACTTTTTTATAGATCAATTTGGTTCTTTCGATTACAAACACGCCAACAGTATCTTGGTTTCAAAGCTTTTGGATGCATCCAAAAACAATGACAATAAGAAAATGATTGTCCATTTTAATCCTGGACATTTTGAAATTATTGTGATTCAGAATCAAAAATTACTTTTATTCAATTCATTCGAATATAAAACGCCAGAGGATTTCATTTACTATCTGCTTTTTACAGCCGAACAGCTAAATATGAATCCCGAAAGTTTCCAATTGGAATTATTAGGAGCCATTTCGGAAGAAGATGATTTTTATAAAATCGCTTTCAAATACATTCGAAATGTATCCTTTCTTGATGTAACAGATTTACAAAAAAGCAACAACTTTTCAGCAGGACAGAATCTGCAACATTTTATACTTTTTAACTCATGA